AGGTGATATGGATATTATATTTAAGAATCAAGTCGACTATAAAGAAGCTTATGGAATCCTCTGTGGCTCTCTGCCGAAAAGGAATCTTCACCAGGGCCTTTCTCCCACATTCTGTCAAATTTTAAAAGACGGAAAAACCACTCCTCATGACCATTTCGAACCAGAAATTTTTTTCATCATGAAAGGCTTCGGGAAAATGATCATTCAAAATAAAAACCAATTAGTGTCTAGCGGTGATTTAATACAGATCCCCCCCTTTGCGAATCATCAGCTGATCAATATGGGGGATGAAACTTTAGAATTTTTGTCAGTTTATAGCGAAGATTATGAGGTTCCTGAAATTCCAAAAAATGTTTTGTTAACCGTAGCTCCACCGACTCCCAATGGACCTCTGCATTTGGGACATATCAGTGGTCCTTATTTAGCAAGTGACATCGTCGCTCGCTATCACAAATCTCAATCTGTCTCTTTACATTCCCACTGTGGAACGGATGATCATCAAAATTATGTTCATGAAAAATCAAATAACTTAGGAGTCCCTGTGGATGTCTTTCAAAAAAACACCAGGAACCGAATTTTAAAGGGATTGAGCCATCTGCAAATTCAGTTTGATGACTTTATCGAACCAAAATCAAATCACGCTTACCAATTCCAAGTTTTAAATTTGGTTAACAGAGCCGTCTCAAAGGACGTGATTCAAAAAGAATTTATTTCCCTGCCCCATTGTTCAAATTGTGATATCACCCTTATCGATGCTTTGGTAAAAGGAAGCTGTCCTCACTGCCTTTCGGCCAGCAGCGGAGGCTGTGAAAATTGCGGCATCGTCGTTCCCCCTCATGAATTGCTTTCACCCAAATGCAATCGTTGTGGGCGGAGTGCTCAGACAAAAAACATTGAGGTTTACACTTTCAATCTCGGCCACTACCTTCCCTTGATTGAATCGGACCTTAATGCTCTTCCTTTGTCCCCAAAAATCAGAGAGCTCGTTGGAAAGGTTCAAAACTTAAAGGAGGCTAAGGTTTTAGTTTCTCATCCTTCGAACAGTCAACGGGGATTAAAATTTCCTGAGTCCGATCAAAACATTCATGTTTGGTTTGAAATGGCGGCCCAGTATGAATCCTTTTCTCTTGGCTCTTCAACGTGGGTTCACTTCTTTGGGTTTGATAATAGCTTTCATTATTTATTATTTATACCCTCATTGCTAAAGGCTTTGAATTCAAAAACTAAACTACCAAATGCAGTGGTCACCAATGAGTTTCTATTGCTCGACGGATTAAAATTTTCAACGAGCCGGGACCATGCGATCTGGGCTGATGAATTTGCGGGAAATACAGATCATTTACGATTTTATTTAAGCTACCTTCGTCCCTCACAACAAAGTTCAGATTTTTCACTGAGTGAATTTCAACTATTTTCTCAGAATTTAGAAAAGCTTTTGCAGACAGCTAGGCAACGAGCTATCCATTTAAGTCGAGAAACCCATCCTGACTTGTCTTCTTCAGTAGCCCTTGAGTGCCACCGCTTAAAAAGGGATTTAGATTATTTATTGAGCCTCAATCAATTAGACATCCGACAGGCTGCTCGGAGGATCTATCAGTTTTTGGATCACACCGTGAACTCTTTTGGATTGCCTCAGGATGATTTCTTAAGGCTTCAGTCATTGGCAAATCATTTAACTCCCTTTATGCCAACAGAAGCCGCCAGGCTGTTGCCTGAGATTTGGAAAGACCAATTCTCAGGGAGTCCAACCAACGAGAACGAAGAGCTGGGGCAAAGTCATAGCCCCGGGGAGACCTCTGTATGAAATCCATGGAGTTTGATATGGCTATCATTGGTGGCGGATGTATCGGAAGCAGCATTGCTGCCGAATTGAGCCGCAGGGGATTTCGAAATGCCGTTTTAATCGATCAAGGAAGATCTACACAAAGCGCAACTGCCAGTTCCGGTGGAATTCTCAGAGTTTTCCATGAAAACCTTGATCATATGGAGTTAGCATTAAATAATTTAACTCATTTAAAAACCTATCAAGAGGAAGAGATTCTTAAAGAAAAAAACCAATTCAATGGCAGCCTTTACTTTTTTGCTTCCCATCGATTAAAATCCTTCGAAAAAAATTTTCATTATCTTGAATCTAAAAATTACCCATTTGAAATATTGAATTCAGACACAGGCTCAGAAAGATTTCCTGATTTTCTGTGGTCAAAAAATCAGCTTGCGGTCTATGAGCCCCTGGGCTCTCATCTTTCGCCTTTGCAATTTGCAACTGATTTATTGAATTTCAGTCAGAATTCAGGACTTACCCTTGTTGATGATTTCTCTGTTGAAAGATTTTGTTTTTTTCGTGATCGTTATAAAATTTTTAGCAGTGATGCCGTGATAACGGCCAAGACCTTAATTTTAGCCGGTGGAGCGCGCCTGGTTCCGCAGATGAAAGATCTGGGAATTAGCGATACCTTGAGTATTGAATCACTCAAAATCTATCGTTCTTCAAAACCAAATACTGATTTTCAACTTCCAAATTATTTTGACAGAGAAAATTTAGAGTTTGCTCGATTAGGCCATGGTTCTGAAATTATTCTATCCCATCTCAAGTCTCAACGACTATTAAATGTTTCTTGGAATGAAAGTTCTTTTACCGAAATCACGGCCAATGACTGCTATTCTCCAAACCGTCAAGGAGCCGCTGGCTTTTTAATGGGACACCCTCGCTTGTTACTGGCCACTGGCTGGGGAGGCACCGCCTTCAAATTTGCATTAGAAATTGGCCATCGAATAGGAAATCTCTTTTATGTTTGAATCAAATCGAAAAACCATGGTGGTGATTGGGGCTGGACCGAAGGGCCTGGCGACAGCGGTGAAAGCCAAGGTCCTTGAAGAATTTGGACTCCCTGTTGACCGAGTTATTTTGATAGAAAAAAACAAGGTCGCTGCCAATTGGTCAGGTGATTTTGGCTACACTAATGGAGAAATGAAATTAGGAACCTCACCCGAAAAAGATGTCGTTTTCCCTATCGAAACAGATGTGGGAGATCCCATTTTAAATCAGCAGATTCGCCACCGACTTTTACAATTTACATGGACTTCATTTTTGGTTGAAACCAATTGTTTTTCTGACTGGGTCGATCGTGGCCGTCCGGCCCCTTGCCACTTACAATGGGCAGGCTACTTACGATGGGTCTCTGAAAAACTGGAGCCACAAGTAAAAATACTTGTAGGTGAAGTCACGGCCATTGACCTTAATCCCACGGGCACTCGGTGGGAGCTTCAACTAAAAAATTCTCACGAAAAGATAGAGGCCGATCGATTGATGCTCACGGGGCCAGGACAAACACGCAAGGACTTTCTAGCCGAAGCTAAGACGCAAGATTTGCCTTCTGTTTTTGATTTGGAATCTTTTTGGGAGGCCATCAAAAATAATCACTTTCCATCCTATGGCCCCATTGCCATTGTAGGAGCCGGTGAAAATGCCGCCTCTGCATTGCTAGCTCTTTCAAAATACGCTCCGAATTTGCGAGTGGACATTATTTCCCCCAAAGGATTTATTTCTACACGCGCAGAAAATTACTATGAAAATCAATTTTATAGTCAGCCAGAACGACATCACTGGAGCGCTCTGGAAATAAAGGACCGCATTGACTTTATCGAAAGAACGGATTTGGGTGTTTTTTCAGTCCATGCGATGAATCTACTCAATGAGCAAGTCAGGCACGCCATTATTCCCGGCCGGGTGGTGGGAATATCCCACCAAGAAGAAAACGTTGAGGTGAAGATCAAGCAGGCTCAACAGATCTCCCTAAGATGCTACAAAACGGTTATTCTGGCCAGTGGATTTGATCAAGTGGCCACTTTAAAAAGCTATTTGTCGGAACGGGCTCTTGAAGCTTTAAAGAAGGCTTTGGGCGGACCTCTGATCCAAAAAGACCTGATGATGAAAATTCAAAATGATTTATCTGTGGAAGGAATGACCCCTTCCCTGCATTTACCCATGCTGGCAGGTCTCAGCCAAGGACCTGGTTTTACCAACCTAAGCTGCCTGGGGAAATTGTCTGACCGCATTTTCTTACGAGCAAGCTCCGAACAAAGAAAGAAGGTTTCTCATGAGTCATAAAATTGGCTTCGCAACTTCCCAACAACAATCCCAGATTGAATCTCTGCGCCTGCAAGAATACGCTCAAGCCAAGGGCTATTCTGTCGATCTAACAACGCTTAAATGGAAAGCCTCTGATGAGGACAGTTTTGTGATGTACGCCCAAATTGGAGAGACCTTGGTTTCGACCATGCGAGGTGAAATCATCAATGATCAAAGCCTTCTCGAGAAAAAATTAGAATGTCCTTTGGATTTTAAAGCCAAACTAGAATGGCCCGTTTTGTTATTGAGCCGAGCCGCCACTTTGAAATCACACCAATCCATCGGAATGAATTTACTCCTACGATATTGGTTTTTAAAATTCGCTGATTTTCACCAAATACCCTTGGTCTTAGGAACCTTTGTTGACGGCTCCCCCAGACAAAATACTCTTTTGAAAATGGGTTATCAATTTTTTGAAAACAAACTCGGTTGGCAACAATCTACCTACCGCTCGCACCGCCCCGTTATCATTGCCGCTCTCAATATGAAAACCCATGGAGTACAGGCTCAAGATTTTTGTAAAGCCCAATTATCAACAGATGCACAACAATTTAATTTTAAGGGAAACTTCCCAGAACTTAGATATGTGAGGAATATATGAATCGCCATAGCAACCAAAAAGGTTCTTATCAATTTGAAAAATTAGAAAGCCGTACCATGGAGTCCCGCATGTTAGCCAAACGAGCCCAAATGCGACTAGATGGTTTTCCCGATCTCTTAAAACGACATGGCTATCCTGGAAAGGGAAAGATCCTTGAAGTAGGTACGGCTCAAGGAATCCGTGCCCGAATCATGGCTGAACAATTTCCTGACTCTAAGGTCGTAGCCATTGATCGGAGTCCCGAATTATTAATCCCCGCCATTGAGGAAAATAAAGATTTAACTAATTTAAAATTCAAACAAGCGGATATTTATGATTTACCCTTTCCTGATGAAAGTTTTGATTTTGTCTATGCCCGTTTGGTTTTCATGCATCTTGACAATCCCCTTTTGGCCTTAACAAAATTGAAACAAATTTTAAAACCAGGAGGTCGCCTTCTCATTGAAGACGCTGATCGAGATTGCATGTTTTTCGAACCAGCACCGCAAAGCTTTCCAGAATTTTGGCGTCAAATTCAAGAAGGACAGCGACGCCTAGGCGGAGATCCCAATGTGGGGCGAAAGCTTGGCCCCTTGCTCACTCAAAGTGGATTTAAAAACACTCTCATTGAAGTCCAGCCTATACTTGGAAAAGGTGCTGATATTGATTTTTTAGTTCAAACATTAATGCCCAGTTTGAACGTCTATCTTGATCCCAAAGACCGGGATTTTGGAAAATCCGCCATCGCCGATCTGGCTCTCCTTGCAAAAAATCCACTGGCCCAGTTCTATCACTTCTGGTTTGTCGTCAGTGGAGAGAAATAGGCTGGCCTCGTCGAATACAAAACTGCATGTAAGCAGCTTAACTCGTACAAGCAAATATCCAAACAACTGTCTTTTTATTCAACATTATCGTCGGAATATTTTTGAAAAAGCGATAGCCCTTGTTTCAACTTGAATTCCCACCTAAATCTTTGGTTTTTGTCCTCACTCCGAAGGACTCCAAAACGTTTTGATAAATATAAGTCGTGATAATGTTAAACTCCCTTCCCCAACTCACGATTCTTGAATAGATCCGAGTCTCCCAAAACTTATTCTCCCTCACCGCCGGAGGGGCACCGCGTGGCTGGGGACACTTCGCCGTTTTCTGGCCGCCCACCGGCACTGACCCATGCCCCGCGGGCTGGCCTTTTTCCCCTGGTTGAAGCGGAAAATCTCTAAGGATATTCTGGGCTATATGACCAGCGGTCACACGAAAAAAGTTCTGCAAGGACTCGCGGGTCTTCCCTCTTACCAGCAGATGAATATGGTTGGTATTGATGGCTTTCTCATAAATGGAAATCTTAAACCGACCGGCAGCTTTCTTTAAGATACCCTGAATCATCGGTTGGTGTTTAGTCAGCTTGCGGGCACCGCGCGCGTAATCACTGCGCAGAACTAAATGCAAGGGTTCCTTAACAGATAGGGGTCGTTTCCTGCGCTGACGAGCCTTAGGAGTCTGACCTCCGTGCTCTTTGTAATTTTTCAAACGTTTTGGAGTGATGAGCGTTCTGGGATTTTTCAAAGTATTAATCAGTGACTTTGAGTTTGCTTGTGATTTCTTCATGAGGCTTTGGCAATGCAAAATTCAAAAACCTGCGCGGTGCCCCTGGGGGAAAGCTGAGCCACCTGGAAAACCGAAAAACGGAGGCTACCCTGCCCGAAAAAGCTAAAGTCCTTATTTCAATCTGAGAACTTACTTAAACATGCCTCTTCGCTATTGCAAATGGACAGATTGAGTGAAAGCTTCTTGCAGTGCCAGTTCATTGAAGGATCCATATTCAATTCCAGCTTCATCGGTTTCAAGATCTGCGATGAGTTTCCAAGGCCGAAAGAAATTCTCTCGCTCATAGATTCTAAGCCTTGCGGCTCCATTAAGAGCTTCATAGTCTTTAAAGAGCTCTCCCTGAGGGGTCGTAAAAGGAAGCAGCATAAACTTTTCTTTTGGAGCAAAGGCATCGATGATGACTCTTTGATTTTTTTTATTAATGGCATCCACATGCCATTTGCCAAAATGAATATCTAATTTTATTTTGTCGCCATCAGGAAACCTAAATTTATAATCCCGACCGAGATGGGAAACTCCTAACGTAAAGCCTTCAAAAACTTCACCAATACCCTTAATGTTAGGCATCCCTCCACCACTAGCTAGTTTCGTCGTTGGAGAATCTTTAAAATTATTTGAAACAATCCACGCCCACCATTTAGGAAAAGAACGTCCCCAGTTTCGGTCCTGATAACCATGAGCTTTATCTAATTCAATTCTTTCTCCATTAAAATTTATCCAACCAGTCATTTCCATATTTGCTTGGGCTGGATACCAATATATATTTGAGATCTCTGGAATAAACATGGTCCATCCCATAGCATTGAAACTCCAGGTTTTTTTAGTTTGAATGGACCAACTCACGTGTTCACTGGTCTCTGAAATAATATCTCCATGAAAAGAAGTGGGGGTGATGAGATTACCTGAGCTTGCCTTGAAAATAATATCGTCTTCTTTTAACTTACCCACATTGGCAACGAATTGATTGGGAAGAAATCGCTCCTCAACAATTTTCCTTCCTGAAAAATTACCGGCATTCACAAAAACCTTAGAGGACTCACGAGTTCCTAATTTATCCCAAGGATTTACCAACCCATAACAGAAGTAAAAAGATTTTTTTGTTTTTGGATCTACGACCTTAAAATACCACCACTCATACCAGTCATTGTGATCTTTTTCATTCCATAACAATTGATTGTATTTATCCTGTGTAAAAGACCGACTGGCTATCGATTCCTCTGTTTTAGATTGAGCTTTTGCCGATAGCGATAGCCATATTGGTAGTTGTAAAGCACTTGATAAACTCGACACTAACATTAAAGAAATAACTATTTTCATGACCTCATTTTTAAGTTTATGAAAACAAAAGTAAATCAATCCTTAAGTGCCTATTGAGTATTTATACTACATCTAGACTTTTGGCTTAATTTGTACTGATTTCTGGAATGAAGAGATTCTTTTTTTTCTGGCCACTCACTTTCAATAATGCTGTAGAGGTCTCCTATTTCTAATTTTCGTATGATGACATACTCGGGGGGTGCTAGCCAAAGTTCTAAATTATTTCCTAAACTTATTCGTTTTCGATTATTGAAAGCCCATTCGTGCAAGGGATCGTTGGCATCAAGATAAATGTCAGCTTTTAATCCACTCGCAATTGAAATAAGGTTGAAATGTCCATAGGGGCGACGTTTAGATTCTATTCTAATAACTTCTTCTGGCGGACAATAGTATTTTTCTAAGGGAAAAAATGAAATTAATTTTAAAATCTCACTTGGAGATAAATGAATGACTATATCGATATCATGAGTGAGTCTTGGTTCTCCATAAAAGATGGAGGCTATAGATCCAGTTACGAAGTAAGGGATGTCAATTAATTCTAGTGGGGCGATAAACTCGGTGTAAAATTCAAGTGGTTGCATATAAAAATATTTTCCTTACTTCTGCTTGAACCTGCTCTTCACTCCAATCAGGATGAATGGCTCTTATTCCAGCAGTTTTCAAAACCCATGCAGCTTCTCTTAATTTATGGAATTCTTTCCATTTCTGAGCATATGACATTTTTGAATAAATCTCTAATTGAACGGATTCTTCTTTTTTATAATTTTTTATATTATTGATCATAAGAAATTAATTTTCCATTCCAGTTTCAAAAAGGCCCCAAACCATTATGCAGGAAAAGTTGGCCGTAGACAATTTAACTATGACTTATCTTGCATAACTTGCATAAAAAGATAAACAGGAGGGCCCTGAAATGACTCTGGGAGTTGCTTTTAAATAGTTAGTAAGAATTAAATCCAATTGGGAGGCCCTTACTTTCCCCCAAAATACATTCCCATGGGGATCGATCTCCCCGCTTGGCAATTTACTTGTCCTTAAGTTTTCAAACAAGCCGTATTGAAGCAAAATTGGCATCGCTTTGACTCCACCGAGAGACATAAAACGACGACGGACTTTATCTGGAATCATTGGATGAATTCGTACCACAATCGTGGGATCAGAATTTCCGCCGTTAAGACCATATGGAGTAAAATAATCCATCGTGATGGGAATAATGTTTACTTTTCTTATTCGTTGAAGTCTGCGAATAGGACCATTCAATTGAAAAGGGCCTTCGCGGACGGGAGAAGCGGCGTTGTCTCGTGCTGGTCTCATCCCCTGAGGAAATAGGATAACCGATCGGCTACCCGTGGTCCCGATGATATCCATCAATTTATCAATGGGATCAATTGGGTTGGGATTATTTCTATTCCCAACGACAACAACTCCTTTATTATTGTTCAAAGCTTGAATAAGCCCAGGGGCAATTTTATCTGGCAAGAAATTTCCAGCTGCCATAAATAATATGGCATTATCTAACTTCAATTTGGCTATTCCATGCATATCAATGGAAGCGTCTCCATGATTAGGAAAAATGATATTCACTGTATTTGGGTCATCCAAAGGAGGCAAATTTTCTTTACCAACAACGGAAACTCGCTCACCTTTTATCGCTCCTAACAAACGAACACCTCGATTTATAACCGCCGTGATAGGTACGCTTTTTTCGTCCGGTTGATGATTTAGAATATGGTTTTGAGCGAAACGAGCCGCAAGTGGTAGCATAGACATACCTAGTTTCTTTACTTGTTTTAGAATGGCTTCAACAAATACTTTTGAAATACTTTTGGTTCCCAATTTATCATAATGATGAATATCTGTGATTGTTGCTCTCACTTTTGCGATGAACTTATTAAATGGAGTGACTCTATAAATATCTTTGGCTTGACCATATTGATTTTTATTCTCCACATAGTCGTTTTTATATTTGATAATTTCATCGTAGGATTTTTTCAATAATTCTAAACGACGACCTTCGACAGGACTTGATCGTAAAAATTCTATTTCTTGCCGCAAAAGCTTTAAACCAACAGCTATTTCCAAGTCCTGTGATTTTTGGTCGTAATCTTCAAATTGGTCAATAAATTCACCACCTAAATGAACTCCCACATTGACAAGATTGTAAAGGCTTCGAAATTCAACCGATCTGCTATTGCTTAATTCAAAAGGAATGTCTTCTCCTTTGTCGAGTAGCTCTTTCTCATCTGATGATAAAAGCTCGGAACGACGATGAAATTCAGCCATAAAACCTTCCGCAGAATATCCATGCTGTTCCAAAAATTTTTTGTTTTCAAATAACTCCTTTTCCAAGACTGTAATTTCTGCCATGGCTTGTTGAATTCGTAATTCCAGGGCTCGATTTTGTTCCCGCAAGGTATCTAATGGGATGTCAAATGGAGAGGACAATTCCGGAGTAACTAAATAGTCCAGATTTATAGCAGTCTCATTTTTGGCCCAATTCGTGGAACTAAAAATCAATAAAGAAATGACTAAAAAGAATTTATTAAAAAATGCCATAAGTTAACTACCGATTGCGAAAATCATTCCATTTCAATGATAATCAATCGCAAGTGAAGTTCAAAAATCAGTTTACCCATGGTGAAAAGTGTAGAACATTTAAACAGACGACTTAATTTTTAACACCTTTGTTTGCCTATAAGTTTAAACAAATCTTATAACTCATTTGGTGCTGATACTTGGGGTGATAAATCCTATAAATTCGCTCGATCGATTTTGAGTTTGTTTGAAACATTCTTTGTAGCAAATTGAAACATGAAAGAAATTTATCTAAAGAATATACAAAAAATTCCGATCTTAGTATCATGATAAAGGATTTCTACATGAGTCGCCTTATTGTAGCTTCACGCTTTCTGACTTTGTGTGTTTTTATGTTCCTAGAAATCGGCTGTATGTTGAGTTCCAGCCTTGTAATCGAAAAAGGGGAATCAACTAATCCTGAGAATCAGTCTCCATCTTCTCCAATCTCCTATGATCCTGATATGATTGTAATTGGCCAACCGAATTGGTATGCCGTCCAACCAAACTTCACCTATGATCCAAAAGTGAACACTTTGTCCAGTCCAAGAGATATGGTTAAAATTGGAAATAAATATTTTGTAACTGATAACAACAACCATAGAATAATCGTATTTGAGAACTCAATTTCTGGCACTCCCTCAATTGTTCTTGGCCAACCGAATTTCAATTCTGGTATCATTAATAATAACAATGGCTTTCACGAAACTTCAGCAAGAGGATTTTTGAATCCAACTCAAATAACCTCAAATGGAACCCAACTCGCCGTAGCTGACGCGAATAATAACAGAGTACTCATCTGGAACTCCATACCAACTACCTCCTTTCAATCTGCTGACATCGTCATTGGACAGGTTGACTTTCAACAACGTCTTGGAAATCGAGGGGAATCAACTCCAAACGCAGGAACTCTTTGGGGTCCCACAGGGGTCATTTTTGTTGGTCAGAAATTGGTCATTGCTGATCAGTCTAACCATCGTCTTCTTATCTACAACTCAATACCCAATACCAATGGCGTCTCTGCCGATTTTGTTGTTGGACAAGCAGACTTCAACGCTAACTCTATCAATCGCACAGGAAGCACTACTGTCCCTTCAAATAAAAGTTTATATTTTCCATATTATTTAAGTAGTGATGGAACCAGATTGTTGGTTGGCGACGTTTATAACAATAGAGTCCTCATTTGGAATTCCTTGCCAAATAGTAATGATGCTCCTGCTGATGTTGTTATAGGACAAACATCATTTACAAGTAACACCGCCTCCACTTCACAATCAGGTCTCAACCGTCCAAGACATATGCTAATAGTAAATGGTTCCTTATATATAAGTGATACAAATAACAACCGAATTGTATACCATTCTACGATTCCATCGTCTCCTGGAGCTTCAGCCACTGCAATATTTGGACAGGCATTATTTACTCAGTCTTCAGCAAATAGAGGGCAACTTCTTCCGACTTCAAATACTTTTTCCTTACCAACTTTCCTTGCTTACATTGACGGCTCCCTATGGGTTTCAGACTCGATGAATTCTCGTCTTCTTAAGTTTTCAAATCCGCCCACTCCAGGTAATATTGCCGAAGGCGCCTTAGTCAGTGCAAGTGAGGTTTGGGGGCAACCTAGTATGACAACGGGATATCCAAACCAAGTTACATCTCCAAATAAAAATGGATTTGGCAGAGTTTCAGGGGTCTGTGCTTATGCTGATTGGCTTGTGGCTTCAGATGTAGCAAATCAACGTTTCTTGGTTTTTAATCGATCTGATATAACCTCTGGCGCTATTTCGGTCATTGGACAAATGGATTTTAATTCGAATCTCGCTAATCAGGGGGGTGCCTCACCTGCTGCAAATACATTGTCGGTAAATTCTTCTGGATTAGATCCTTCCTGCGCCTTTGACTCTAAGGGCAGATTGTATATTTCTGATAATGTAAATAATCGAGTTTTAGTTTGGAACCAAATTCCCTTAACCAACGGAGCTAATGCTGATTTTGCCTTTGGACAGACAAATTTTACAACATCAACGGCACAAGGCTGTACTGACTCTGGACTTAACAAACCGACAGGCCTTGTTGTCG
The DNA window shown above is from Deltaproteobacteria bacterium and carries:
- a CDS encoding class I tRNA ligase family protein; translated protein: MDIIFKNQVDYKEAYGILCGSLPKRNLHQGLSPTFCQILKDGKTTPHDHFEPEIFFIMKGFGKMIIQNKNQLVSSGDLIQIPPFANHQLINMGDETLEFLSVYSEDYEVPEIPKNVLLTVAPPTPNGPLHLGHISGPYLASDIVARYHKSQSVSLHSHCGTDDHQNYVHEKSNNLGVPVDVFQKNTRNRILKGLSHLQIQFDDFIEPKSNHAYQFQVLNLVNRAVSKDVIQKEFISLPHCSNCDITLIDALVKGSCPHCLSASSGGCENCGIVVPPHELLSPKCNRCGRSAQTKNIEVYTFNLGHYLPLIESDLNALPLSPKIRELVGKVQNLKEAKVLVSHPSNSQRGLKFPESDQNIHVWFEMAAQYESFSLGSSTWVHFFGFDNSFHYLLFIPSLLKALNSKTKLPNAVVTNEFLLLDGLKFSTSRDHAIWADEFAGNTDHLRFYLSYLRPSQQSSDFSLSEFQLFSQNLEKLLQTARQRAIHLSRETHPDLSSSVALECHRLKRDLDYLLSLNQLDIRQAARRIYQFLDHTVNSFGLPQDDFLRLQSLANHLTPFMPTEAARLLPEIWKDQFSGSPTNENEELGQSHSPGETSV
- a CDS encoding FAD-binding oxidoreductase, which codes for MKSMEFDMAIIGGGCIGSSIAAELSRRGFRNAVLIDQGRSTQSATASSGGILRVFHENLDHMELALNNLTHLKTYQEEEILKEKNQFNGSLYFFASHRLKSFEKNFHYLESKNYPFEILNSDTGSERFPDFLWSKNQLAVYEPLGSHLSPLQFATDLLNFSQNSGLTLVDDFSVERFCFFRDRYKIFSSDAVITAKTLILAGGARLVPQMKDLGISDTLSIESLKIYRSSKPNTDFQLPNYFDRENLEFARLGHGSEIILSHLKSQRLLNVSWNESSFTEITANDCYSPNRQGAAGFLMGHPRLLLATGWGGTAFKFALEIGHRIGNLFYV
- a CDS encoding SidA/IucD/PvdA family monooxygenase, which translates into the protein MFESNRKTMVVIGAGPKGLATAVKAKVLEEFGLPVDRVILIEKNKVAANWSGDFGYTNGEMKLGTSPEKDVVFPIETDVGDPILNQQIRHRLLQFTWTSFLVETNCFSDWVDRGRPAPCHLQWAGYLRWVSEKLEPQVKILVGEVTAIDLNPTGTRWELQLKNSHEKIEADRLMLTGPGQTRKDFLAEAKTQDLPSVFDLESFWEAIKNNHFPSYGPIAIVGAGENAASALLALSKYAPNLRVDIISPKGFISTRAENYYENQFYSQPERHHWSALEIKDRIDFIERTDLGVFSVHAMNLLNEQVRHAIIPGRVVGISHQEENVEVKIKQAQQISLRCYKTVILASGFDQVATLKSYLSERALEALKKALGGPLIQKDLMMKIQNDLSVEGMTPSLHLPMLAGLSQGPGFTNLSCLGKLSDRIFLRASSEQRKKVSHES
- a CDS encoding methyltransferase domain-containing protein — protein: MNRHSNQKGSYQFEKLESRTMESRMLAKRAQMRLDGFPDLLKRHGYPGKGKILEVGTAQGIRARIMAEQFPDSKVVAIDRSPELLIPAIEENKDLTNLKFKQADIYDLPFPDESFDFVYARLVFMHLDNPLLALTKLKQILKPGGRLLIEDADRDCMFFEPAPQSFPEFWRQIQEGQRRLGGDPNVGRKLGPLLTQSGFKNTLIEVQPILGKGADIDFLVQTLMPSLNVYLDPKDRDFGKSAIADLALLAKNPLAQFYHFWFVVSGEK
- a CDS encoding transposase encodes the protein MKKSQANSKSLINTLKNPRTLITPKRLKNYKEHGGQTPKARQRRKRPLSVKEPLHLVLRSDYARGARKLTKHQPMIQGILKKAAGRFKISIYEKAINTNHIHLLVRGKTRESLQNFFRVTAGHIAQNILRDFPLQPGEKGQPAGHGSVPVGGQKTAKCPQPRGAPPAVRENKFWETRIYSRIVSWGREFNIITTYIYQNVLESFGVRTKTKDLGGNSS